DNA from Asterias amurensis chromosome 7, ASM3211899v1:
GTGTTTGTTGATGCAGACAGATTTCTCAGACAGATTGTTTGTAAAAGAGGAATGCAATTCGTAAAATTTCTTTTACTGTAAAATTATAATAGAGGGCGGTAGACTTTTAccgaatggggggggggggcgtgctGTTTAGCCCTTATGGGCTTGAAAACGTGCACTTACATACGGGACTTCAAACTGGCGGACGGTTCTTTACAGCTGGAGACTGGGTCTATAAAAACAAGGGttttgaaaccaacggtttttttaagaaccaccccaactcataagagatagtcattacatggtgttaccgcaaacctttccatgtcgtgtttccaccatgcaaagtttcaaatcctacttaacaagGGTTTTGAAAAATTCCACCATCCGGAGCATTACCAAAAACAGTGCAAACAGTGCAGGTATGACGTCATCTATCACTGGGGAAAACTCGAATACAACGCATCTACTTAAAAAGGACTTTAATCTATTTTGGGGTGGGGGAATctagtttttttaaaggaaaaatcAGCGTAGCTGTGAAGCAGTATCGTGTAGTGATAATAGTTTTTGTTGCATGTTTTGTGAGAGATCGTATCATCGTTAGTGCGAGTTAACACGGCTCTTGTATTGTAGATTATATCTAGCGTGATCCGTAATAGTACAGTTATTGTGTTGATAAAACTATGACGGAATGAGAATCATGTGGTAACTATGAACaatataaacaaacacaaagcattACTGGCCGAGTCTCTTTTAACTGTTGAGGCACCAGTGTTTACCTTTTAAAGTGCATTAAAATTCAACTCATTGGGAAAACTTATACTTAACCCTAAAACCTGTCAATACTCTACTAAACTACAGTGCCCACAGCTATAAATGTTCAGACACGTCCTATTTTACCAccacgttaaaggcactggacactattggatgaTTCGAAGTTATTGTGAGCATAACACTTTCTTGGAAGCAGGCAATGGAGAACTATTGATActgtaaacattgtgagaaacggctccctctgaagtagcgtagttatGTAAGAAATATGTAACTTTTCACCCAAATATTAAAAGAGAGCATGCAGGCCTGGTGCTTTttaataggcatctgaaagcacacaaatgtgtgcatcagtgttttttcttctgtaaagacactggacactattggtaactgtcaaataccagtcttctcacttggtgtatctcaacatatgcacaagataaccaatatgtgaaaatttgaactggtcgtcaaagttgcgagtatgaatgaaataaaaacaagtgtcacacgaagttgtgtgctttcagattcttgatttcgaaacctcaaattctaaatcagaggtctcgaaatcaaattcgtggaaaattacttctttcttgaaaactactccacttttctcacaatgttttatacaaccaacctctctccattactcgttaccaattaaggttttatgctaataattattttgagtaattaccaatagcgtccactgcctttttacCCGTGTCAGCAGGTGACAAGGGTTAGTAACGATTAAAGTGATATTATTATAACATTTAATGTGTAAtgtaaagtttttaaaagaaaacttcAATCAGTTAAAACATACGTGTTGGTGTAGAGTGAAgagtaataattatttgtagGGGTATACACCCACGCAATGAGAAATACTTTTGAAAGAATAGGcactggctctgaaaagagccggtttgtttAATAAACTAATGTTCTCTAACAGTTCGATAAGTGTGCTCTTTGGTCAATCAGTGACATTAATTTAAGCTCTTGGTGTATAGTTTGTATACGTTTAGGCCTAGTCTATCGGTGCTGTAGGCCTAGTCTATGTCTCGGAGGACGGTTCTTAGCCACGGTTTCGGGACTGGCGAGCCGCGCAGCTGCAGCAGGTGTGGATCGCAATATAGGACCAAAAGTAGTTATTATCACCACCATCTAAATAGGCAGACGCCCATGAAGTGCGGGACCGGCATTCAGATGTTATTCTGGAATAGAAATGGATAggaattaaaaacaaagttcaTCATGAACCTCTATAGTAGTGTCAATGTGCCGGCTTGGCAGGAgatctcacccccccccccgggatTTTGGTGTGCCCCCGGCGAACTGTACCAATATCTTCTCAGGCCTAGAATTACACAGAGTCCACGAAGGCCACGGCTTCCGTAGCCCTGGTCTCGACCTTGGTGCCCCGTCAAACCTTCACATGctagtgccctttacaaaatgaaaatgaccctctacagatgaaattccaggcctgtcttCGTGATTGCGCCCTCTTGGGTCACCCTCCTTCAGCCCGTTTTAAGTTTCTCGTATGGgcgggacagaatctccggggaaaGATTTCCTGTATGACCGGCATGCAAAACAGTCAGATTCCtcagcaacagccgtagccgtggcCGAAGTCGATTGATTTTTATCAGGGGATAATATGTAAGAACAATTATAGGAAACTTGCGTCTCCAACCATGTATACAAACCCATCCTGTGCCAGAAGTTTGCGCTTGCATGGGTAAGCGAAGAATACCTTACGTGCATACCACGCACATAACAAGCAAAAACTTGCagttacctgtgaaatacgcctGATGTAAGCGCGGtcccctgcttccgtaagcgccgagtTTTGCTTACGGTATTAAGCGCATAGCCATAAATTTGAGCCCTTTGCCCAGTTTCATaagctgttttaaaagcacaaatcACTGTTTTCCAAAATGGCTTTGCAAAAgttgagtcgggcaccagccacagcaatgcaaacttaatggcTTTATGCAATTGGCCCCTCATCGCCTGAACATTTCTTGCCctgtcccaatttcatagagctgcttaagcaggaaatgTTGCTTATCAATTTTCTACTAAGCAGCAATGAgcaaagcaggataccagtcacagattgtacatgtggaGTGacagtttggttggtaatcctatgcTGGAGAGCACatttgttgttgtgcttagccattttttgtattacaagggacacgttgccttggtggatcgttcgagttggtcaataaaaagcgtttgaaattaaccgtttgttacgtaattgatatggttagaaagacgatttaaaagtagattataatgatccacacaagcctgcctcgaaattgctcggttttcctttaactttgcgaaccaacacggtcggccattttatggaaaaacttgactccataaaatggcgcGCCGTGTTAGTTCACCACATTTAAGGAAAACTCGAgccaaatttgtgtggatcattatattctacttttaaaacatctttctgaccatttgcattttataacaaacgatttgaAACGCTTtgcatggaccaactcgaccgatccaatagAACGTGTCCGTtatagcagctctttgaaattgggcccaggtagcgataagaagaagaagactcACCCATCGGCTATAGTGCTGCACTCCGCTCCTTGGTGCACGCAGCTAGTGACGTAGAAGCTCTGATCACGGTGCAGCAACACCGTACGATGGTTAAGATTTTTGCCACTCCCTAGTTGTTTCCACTCACTTTGGCTTTCGCAGATCTCAGTTAGGCGACCACTAGACGATGTGCGTTTCTCCTTAGGGGAATCAAgaaattatcatcatcattatcatcatcatcataattagGGCTGTGCGACTTGTGAAATTTACGACTCGACTAgtcgactacgacactagtcgcgaCTAATTTTTAGTTCACAAGTTGCGTTGTGGCAATGTTTGTCGCAGGCGCAACATAGTCATGTTCAAGCTGAAAGGATTGCAAgtttgtgtcactgatgtctgattgtgtttcgcaagtaaattatgttgtcgtgaatagtcgtgagcgacacaTTTGGTTCTCCAAACAGGTAGTGACGACTGTTTTTGAAGTAATAGCAGCTGCTTTTGTTAGTAATTAAAAAACGTTAGTCGCGACTCGGCTAAGCATTAGTCTCGACTAcgacactggggtggatttcacaaaggtagtcctaacttaggactagtcctaggcaatgctaagagataggaccagtcctaagttaggatgagttactggtcctaacttaggaccagtcctatcttttagcattgcctaggactagtcctaagttaggactaccttggtgaaatccacccctggtcgcACTAGTCGCCCGGCCTAATCATCATCATCGCCctcaaacatttatttcattgctgtcATTACACTTCACATTTCAAAGCAAAGTTTGTCAATGCATTGGTTTTCAAACTATAAACAAGTGCACAGTAATCTAAGATaagaaaattttgaaaatttacaataaattaATATTGATCAGTAATTCACGATTTAAGCAGTAAGTAGGACAATAATTAGGTTTAGGTGAAGCTGGGGCTTTCGTGCCTTAACCtattgacaaacaaacaaaggtcAATGACGTTTTAGTATTTTCGTGTTCAATTCGGTTTATCAATAGAGAATTTGTGTATtacacctggggtggatttcacaaagagttaggactagtcttatctcgagttaggaccagttactcgtcctaacttaggactatccatgcaatttgtatatctcctaggactagtcctaagttaggactagacctaactctttgtgaaatcgactcctgCATCTATATAAACCTACTTTGTAGTATTATTTTAATGCATTTGTTTATCATTAActttgtacattgaagaaaTTTTTTCCTTTGGGCCAACTGTTTCAATTTGAATGTGTTGATAATGAAAAAGAGACTAGAAATATAAAGGGTTCCGATTCAACGCAACTCATCATTATTTAATAGTCTTTATTGCCTTGCATAAGCCAGAATAAATTTGTGATAAATTAGCACTAATCTAGCAAAgcgaaaaaaatcaaaatcgcTCACAAATACCTTTTTACCTTTATTGGTTAAGTAACATAAATTTTGACAAATATTTAACCGCAAAGCATCGACAAGTTTGTTTAAGTGAGTTGTGAATATTTTCGTCaacttcctttaaaaacaacctGTCTGGGTCAGACTATTGGTGGCGCGCTTTATTGTGAGTCCTGCTTTTCGGCCAGGACACTCGTAATCGGTTTCAAGTAATGCATGCAATGTGCCATAAACTCGACCCCATATTAAAGTAGACCCTTTAGGCATATTTTTCCTCGTGCAGCTTCGAAAGTTATCACTTTGCAAGTTAGTGGTTAATATTCACTTCCAGCCTCGTTATGGATACAATGATATGAattgaatgaaacaaaaatggctGCTCATTGTCATTAGACATTACCTTTTCGCTGTACGTATCAGACGGCAAGATGGTTTTGTAGTGGGGGACCTTCGGATGGAACACCACCCGGCTGTCCTGCAGGGCCGGGTGACTCAGAATCTCGTCGTAAAATCCTGTGATTTTATCCTGGATCATCTCTCGCTGTCTTTGGTTGAATTTAGTTCCCTCTTCGATCTCCATTTCTTTGATAAGTTTCATCGCGAGATCTGTTGAAAGATAGTAATAATCGGTATTTATAATAGCGCCGCTTTGTACACCCGATCGAATGACGTCTCGTGGGGACTATGCTCGAATTATGAAATCTTATACTTTTACTTAGCTCCACGGAGGTGTTGTGGCGcaagaaacaaatcaaacatcCAACAGATTACCATTTTTACTGCCATCTCTGGCATGATCCTTGAGTGTATAAGAACGTATAGACCTACGTATTTTAAAAACATCGGTCGTACATCAGCACTTgtcctatagacgatgtgatctATGTTTAcgttcaaaccgccctctgttgacaaaacactgtatacatgtacgtcatgtttcgccgggcaaaaagacgtgtagtcatggtaagattgcatacactttctagctggctgccaaaacaaaggttttgtccggcggtatgcgcgcgaatcatgttatggttttcgagtgacgtcagaggtcacatcgtctattgttTCATTTCTTGATGGACTCAGTTAAAACCGGCTGTACATAATCTGTTTTTTCTAGTGTTCAAATCATCATTGGAAGGTAGTGTTTGTTGACGCTTGGGCCGtttaaacagctttattccaAGTAGGTTTGCAGTACACCTTGCTAAATTCAACCTGTATCTCTTTAGAaatccttgcctggtgcatgcaTG
Protein-coding regions in this window:
- the LOC139939565 gene encoding uncharacterized protein, giving the protein MVTRTKDDGFEMDDVPQSKPDFPKSIHDNGMLHLVLHYLAMKLIKEMEIEEGTKFNQRQREMIQDKITGFYDEILSHPALQDSRVVFHPKVPHYKTILPSDTYSEKEKRTSSSGRLTEICESQSEWKQLGSGKNLNHRTVLLHRDQSFYVTSCVHQGAECSTIADGITSECRSRTSWASAYLDGGDNNYFWSYIAIHTCCSCAARQSRNRG